The sequence GGCGTTATCCACCAGCATGCCCAGCGCGATGATCAAGGCCCCCAGCGAGATTTTCTGCAGCTCGATGCCATGGATCGACATCATGACGAAGGTGCCGAGAATGGTGATCAACAGCACCAGCCCCATCAGCACGCCACTCTTGACGCCCATGAACACCAGCAGCACCAGAATCACGATGCCGATGGCCTCGGCCAGGTTGATCAAGAAGCCGGACACCGCCTCATCCACTACCTGGGGCTGGTGATAGACCGTGGTCAGCTCCATGCCCAACGGCATGCGCGACTCAAGCTCGCCAAGACGCTTGTCGACCAGCGCACCGACCTCGACCACATTGACGCCAGAGGCGAACGAGATACCCAGCGACAGCGCCGTTTCACCATCGGTGTGATAGAGGCGTGACGGTGATTCGGTGTATTCGCGGCTGACCGAGGCGATATCGCCGAGACGAATCAGGCCACCATTGCCGGGGCGCCCGACCACCAGACGCTCCAGGTCCTGCACGCTCTGGAACTCGCCACTTGGCTGCAGTTCCAGCGACAGACCGTTCTGACGGATACGCCCGGCGTCGCCGACCACGTTCTGGGCATTGAGCAGGTTGGCGAGCTGATCCGGCGAGATGTTCAGCGCCTGCATGCGATCACGATCCAGCGCGACGATGACCTGCTCGCTGCGCGCGCCGACGATGGAGACCTTCTTGACCCCCTCCACCAGCGTCAGCTCACGCTGCAGGAAGTCGGCCTGGTCCTCGAGGTCATGCGCCGAATAGCCCTTGCCGCTCAGGTTGTAGAGCAGGCCGAACACATCGCCGAAGTCGTCATTGACGATCGAGGAGCCACTGCCGGGCGGCAGGCTCGACTGGGCGTCATTGATCTTGCGGCGCAGCAGGTCCCAGTACTGCTGCATCTCGCCTTCGCGCACGCTGCTCTCGAGCTCGAGCGTGATCTGGGAAAGACCGGAGCTGTTGACCGAGCTGACGCGCTTGAGATTGGGAATCTGCTGGATCGCCTTCTCCAGCGGCAGCGTGACTTCCTCTTCCACCTGCTTGGGCGTCGCACCCGGATACTGGGTAATCACCACCGCGTTGCGGATGGTGAACTCGGGAAATTCCAGCTGGCCGAGGCCGAAGAAGGAGGTCACGCCACCCACCGACAGCAGCAGCACGACCATCCAGCTGATGACCTTGTGTCTCAGGAAATAATCGACCATGGATCAGAGCCCCGCTTCCTTGACCCAGGGACGCACAGGCTCCCCGGCTTCCATGCGACTGGCGCCCGCCGTGACCAGACGGTCACCGGCACTCAGTTCTCCCGTGATCACCAGTCCTTCGCCGGTAGCCTGCAGTACCGTGACCGGCACGGCCTCGACGGTGCCCTGGGAGCTGACTTCCTGCTGCCTGCCCTCGCGCTTGCCCTCATTCCTGCCGTCGTCTGAGCCGGTGTCCGTGGTGGCGTCATTGTTGATTGATGCGCTCGCCTGGGCGTCACCGTCCTTGGGCACATAGCGCCACACCACGGCCTGGTTCGGGCTTTCCTCCTGAGTGACCACCGCCTCGACCGGCACGCGCCACTGGCCCTGGGTCGCCGCCGTCAGCTGCTGCATGTCCAGCTCCACGGTGGCGCTCATGCCTGACAGCACGGTGATGTCCTGCGGCTCCGGCAGCGTCAGGGTGACTTCATAGCTCAGCGAGCCCTCGCTGGCGCTGGTGTCGTGCTCCTTGTAACGGGCCGGATAGCGCGACTCGCCACTGCCGAAGCGCACCCAGGCCAGGGCGGCATCCTCAAGGCGCCCGGCCTCGGCACGCTCACGATCGATGGCGCGCACCTGGCGCTCCGGCATGTTGAAGATCACATCGATCTGCCCCGGCTGCTGCAGCACGGCGATGGTTTCCTGGGCGGCGACCACCTGATAGTTGTCCACCGGCACGCGCGCGATCACCCCGTCATAGGGCGCCTTGAGATAGGTGTAGCTGAGCTGGTCCTGCGCCTGGGAATACTGGGCCTGCGCAGACTGGAATTCGGCCTGCGCCTCATCGAAGCGTGCCCGACTGATGGCGCCCTTCTCCACCGAATACTTCATGCGCTTGTAGGTCGCCTGCGCCAGATTGAAGCTGGAACGGGCATTGTTGAGCTCGCTTCTGGCGTCGCGATCATCCAGACGGGCGATCAACTCGCCCTTCTCGACCTCCTGGCCGGCCTGGACCTTGAGTTCGCGCAGCTCACCGCCGATGCGAAACGACAGGTTGGAGCGCTCCGAGGCCTCGACCACACCGGGATAGCGCTGGATGACCCCGCCGCCTTCATCCGACAACGACAGCAACTTGACCGGATGCACCTTCTGCTTCTCCAGCGGCGCCTCGGCCTCGCTGCAGGCCGCAAGCCCGAGGGCCAGCAGGAGTCCGGCGAACAGCTGAAGGACGCGGCCTCCCCGCCAGGCGAAAGGAGTACGCAGGTGTGGCTTGGCACCAGGTCGAAGTTTCATCAGCGGGCCCTTGAATCGTTGGAATGGAATGTCACAAGCGAAATCTGTCATCTGTCCGGCATGCGCTGAGGGGTTGGCTGCCCTCACTGGCGAAGCGCGATCGCGTCCCAGGCCATCTCGAAGGCCTGGTCGAAGCTGTCACCACTGATGGCTGGCACCTGGCAACCGGAGCCCTGCAGCAGGCTGTAGATCGACCGAAACATGAACACCTCGATGAGGGCGAGATCGATCTGCTTGAGAATGCCGGTCTGCTGGCCCAGCGCGAAGGCGTCCAGCAAGGGCGCGGCGCGCTCCTGATTGGCCACCCTCAGGGCATCCTGCATATGGGAAGAGTGCAGAAACTGATCGTGAAAGCGGAACAACGCGGGCTGATGGCGCCCCAACGCCACCAGGGCATTCCATACCCGACACAGTGCCGATTTCAGCTGCTGGGCGTCCGGGGGCAGCGTTGACGGCTCGTCCTCGAGCACCTCTACAGGCTCGGCCTCGAAGGCCTCGATGGCGACCGCGATGATGCGACGGCTGACCTCACGAAAGGTCGCCTCCAGCAGGTCATCCTTGTCACGGTAGTAGAGATAGAGCGTGCCGGGCGACATGCCGGCGGCACGCGCGATGCGCGCCACGGAGGTCACGGCAAAACCATGCTCGGCCACCTCATGCAGCGTGGCTTCCAGCAACGCCTGCTGCTTGTGTTCATCACGATGACGCATGGCCCGTCTACCTCTGGTCTAGTCTGTCTGTTCTTATCTCGAGCGAATCTCCACAAAATAAATGAACGTTCATTTATTTTCAACCAGACATTGCGTACCTGAGTGCACGCCCGCGCCTTGGCCATGCAAGCCAGCTCATGCAAACCAGCTCATGCAACAGATCAAACCGTGACTTAGGGGCAAAGGCGTCAAATACAAGGCCAGTGAATGCCTGAATCGAAATGCCTGAATCGAAATGCCTGAATCGAAATGCCTGGCTCGAAATTTCAGGTACGGAATGCCAGATACAGAATGCCAGATACAAGAAAGCGCAGCTCATCGAGCTGCGCTTTCTAAGGCATCCACCTGCAATCTGACACGCGCCCGCGGCGCGCTTCAGCTCTCGGGGTCTATGATCGCGATGATGTGGTCTTCCAGGTCCTGCTGGCGCACAGACACCTCGGAGACGGCAAAGCGTGACACCGAGAACCCGGCGCGCTTGACGCTCCTGGCATCGCCGGTCAACAGCGGGTGCCATTCGGGCAGCTCACGGCCTTCATTCAGGCGACGATAGCCGCAGGTTTCCGGCAGCCAGCGCAGCTTGCCCACCGTCTCGACATCCAGCGGAATGCAGCCCGGCACGCGCGTGGCGCGATTGGGATAATCGCGGCAACTGACCTTGCGCACATCCAGCAGGCGACAGGCGACATCGAGTACCGCGATATCGCCACTGTCTTCATCCTCGAACTTGAGCAGGCAGCATTGGCCACAACCATCGCACAACGCCTCCCACTCGGCGGTATTCAGCTCCGAGAGTGCGTGGCGCTCCCAGAAACGCTCACGCTTTCCGCCGTCAGGCTGCGGAACATCGCTCATCTTGCTCTCCTCGCCCTGCCGGGCAGCAGGGTCGTTTCATCAGTACGGTCTTGTCTGCCGGACAGGGCGTCAGTAATGCGTTTCCGGCGGCGTCACGCCAATCTCCTTGAGGAGATTTTCCTTGGCCGGCGGCATCTGCAGATAGAAGCCCTGCTCGCGAATCTTCTCGAGCACCGTGGTGCTGGCAACGCGCGCCAGCGGCTTGTCGGCACGAATCAGCAGTGTCATCAAAGGGGTCGGCGTGCCGAAGATGCCCAGCAGGGATTCCGGCACATCCTCGAGTCCGCGCGCCTTCTCGACGTAGAGGTACATCTCGTCCTTCTTGGCGCTCTTGTAGATCTCGCAGATCATCTTGTCGTCTGTCATCGGGCTACCCATCATCTTGCAGCGCTTGCGCGCATCAGCGAGCTCTGGCGTCACGGGCATGACCCGAGAGCTCACTATCGGTTTCTGGCCTGTGTTTTTAACCTGTGCGTCTGACCTGTGTTGCTGGCAGACCAGGCTGCGCGAACCTTGCGCATGCCCCTTTGCAGTCTGGCCCGCAGAAGCGGCGTGCGTCAGCTCTCGAGCGCCTTGGCCAGGCGCGCGGCCAGCAGCTCACCGCGCCAGCCCTGCGGCAAGGGCAGCGGCTCGCCCTCATAATCGGCGATCACCAGCGCTTCCATGTCACGGCGCTTGCCGAGAATCTCCGGCTTGAGCTGCGTCTCCTCGGCCACAGCATTGACCTCCCGCTTGAGGCGCTTCATGCAGTTCTTCCACTCCGGCGCCAACGGCGACGGCGGCACGCGCGGCAGCTGACTGTCATCGATCATGGCCACGTCCTTGAGCAGCGTCAGCACGGTGTCCCCGTGGCGCTTGATCTGCGGCGGATGCATGCCATCGACCTTGGCCAGCTCGAAGCGATTGGTCGGCAGTCGCTCGCAGATACCGAACAGCTGCGCATCGGCCAGCAGGCGTGACCGCGGCACGTCGCGCAGACGAATCTGCTCCTCGCGCCAGTCGCACAGCACCTGCCAGGCGGCCAGGCCACGCGGCGAGAGCTTCCACAGGCTGCGATGACGCTTCCAGTACTCCGGGTCCGGCGTGGCACCGCCGCTGCTGCCCGGGTCCCGGCAGTCCTCTTCAAGCCAGGCCATGCGGTCCAGCTCGAGCAACGCATCGCGCTGCTCGGACCACACCTGCGGCAGGAACAGCACGTCCAGCGCGGCGTAATCGCACTGCGCCTGACTCAAGGGGCGTTTGAGCCAGTTGGAACGCGTCTCTTCCTTGGGCACCGTGACACCCACCACACGCTCGACCAGACGCTGATAGCCCATCGAGGCTTCGCCGCCGGTCAGACCTTCGGCGATCTGGGTATCGATCAGCGGCGTCGGCGCCACGCCCGCCCAGCGCAGGAAGACTTCCATGTCCTCGCCGCAGGCGTGCAGCAGCTTGAGCGGGCCCTCTGCCCCCAACAGACGCTTGAGCGCCTCGCTGGCCGGCACCACGGTGGGGTCGATCAGGAAGATGCGCGGCGTCTTGCCGTCCGCACCGGGCAGCTCGCCGTCATGGGCAGCCATCAGCTGCACCAGTGCCGGAATCGGGAAGAAGGTCGACTCGCGGATGAATTCGGTGTCCAACGCCAGCCAATCGGCGCCTTCCAGTTCTGCACAGGCAGCGGCCAGCGCCTCGGGGGTCTCGACCCAAACGGCCTCGAAATCGAGTTCTGACAGCAGTGCGGTGGCGGGTTGATCACTCATCAGCAAGGAAATCTCGTGGTGACAGGCTTGCCCGGGCAAGCGGGGATTGAAGGTGACGGGCACTCGCCAGACACCGGGCGGTAAACGACCGCGGGCGTGGTGGTTCCTGACCACCACGCCCGCAGACGTGCTGCTGTAGTTGCTTTGATACCGAAGCTGCCTTTTGCAGAAGCTGCCTCGACATCGATGCCGGTGCCGAGCATCGGCACCGGCATCGCATCAGATCTCGCCGAGGGTGAAGGGCAGACGGCCGCTGAAGGCACGACTGAGCGTGCCGCCATCGACGTATTCCAGCTCGCCGCCCATCGGCACGCCATAGGCCAGACGCGTCAGCTTGAGCGGCTGCCCACCGTGTTGCACATCGCGAAGCTGCTCGGCGATGTAGTGTGCGGTAGCCTCGCCCTCGACCGTCGGGTTGGTGGCCAGCACCAGCTCCTCGATCTGGCTTTCTCGGACGCGGGTCTCCAGCGCATCCAGCCCGATATCCTCGGGCCCGATGCCATCCAGCGGCGACAGATGGCCGTGCAGCACGAAGTAGCGCCCCACATAGCCACCCGCGCCCTCGATGGCGAGCTGGTCGGCGGGCGATTCCACCACGCACAGCACGCGCTCATCACGCCGCGGACTCAGGCACAGCTGACAGACCTCCTCCTCTGTCAGCGTGCGGCAGCGCGCGCAATAGCCGACGCGCTCCAGCGCCTCGCCCAGCACGCCGACCAGACGATCGGCACCCATGCGATCACGCTCCAGCAGATGCAGCGCCATGCGCTGTGCCGTTCGCGGGCCAACGCCCGGCAGCACGCGCAAGGCATCCAGCAACTGATCTACCAGCGGCGAAAACCCCATCAGAACGGCATCTTGAAGCCGGCCGGAAGGTTCAAGCCAGCAGTCGCCTCTTCCATCTGCTTCTTGGAATTGACTTCGACCTTGCGCACCGCGTCATTGACGGCGGCCGCCAGCAGATCTTCCAGCAGCTCCTTGTCTTCTTCCATCAGGCTCGGATCGATCTCGACGCGCGCGACGTCATGACGACCATTCATGGTGACCTTGACCATGCCCGCGCCGGATTCGCCCTGGACTTCCGCCTTGGCGGCTTCTTCCTGGACCTTCTGCATGCGCTCCTGCATTTCCTGCGCCTGCTTCATGATGTTACCCATACCGCCTTTTCCACCGAACATGGCTCACCTCATCAATAACGTGTTGAACATGACCTAACGATAAAAACTGTCTGCCAGACGTGCCATGTCGTGGCACCTCTGGCCTTTGGTATGCGTGCTTGCCGGCACACACACCGCAAATCCGGGGAAGCATCAGTGGTACCCGGCACCGCCGACACTCGGTCGAAACTGCCCATAGCGTCAGAAATCATCCGGCTCGAAGGAGTTGACGCTTTCCTCGATCAGACGAGCACCCAGCTGTTGCTCCATGGACTGGATATGCGGGTCAGCACGCAAGGCTTCAACCGCGCGCGCATGACGCTCACCCAGCAGACGAATGCGACGACTGTGCGGCGTTTCCAGACCCTCCGGCAGCGGCGCGACGCTGATCTCCAGCACACGCTCCACGCCCTGGCCCGCCAGCGCCTTGCGAATGCGCTCCTGATGGACTTCGGCCATCATCGCCGACTGGGCGGGGTCCAGCCTCAACTTGAGGTGGGTGCCGTCGTCGTGCTCGACCAGGCAATGAGCGCCGATATTGCGCGTGATGCCGCCCAGCCCCAACGAGGGGAACAGCTCCAGCCACGCGGCGTGATTCAAGCGACCATCGGCACTCGATGCGCTTGGCACCGGCGAGGGAGCAGCCGCGGGTGCCGGCTCCGGCATCGGTTGCTCTGCCACGGCTGGCTCGTTTGCGACAGGCTCGTTTGCGACAGGCTCAGACACGACCGGCTCAGGCGCCGGCGATGCAGCGGGCTCGGGTTGTGCTGGCGCTGATGTTTCAGCTTCAGCGGCTTCCGGCGCTGCTGATACGGCTTCAGAGGGCTGCGGCGCTGCCATTTCAGCAGGCTGCGGAGCCGATGACTCAGCAGCCTCTGGCTGTGCTGGCGCGGAACCGAAGGCGGCACTCAGGCGTGACATCGCCGAACTGGGCGCAGCGGGCGCCTGTGCGGGAGCTGCCGTCTGTTCTGGCGCTGGTGCCGACTCCGGCGCGGTCTCAGGCTGAGGTTCGTCTTGCGCTACGTCGCGAAAGCCGGCATCCCGGGCGTCCTGCGGGACGTCCTCCGTCGCCCACGGGGGCGGCTCGTCGGCCATCGGCGGCTGTGCGTCGGTCGCTGGCGCGGCCACTGGTGCAGCAGGCTGGGGTGCGGGCGCCACCGGGGCCGCCGGAGCTTGCTGAACAGAAGCCTGTTGAACAGGCGCTTGCTGGACAGGCGCCGGGGCTTGAGCGCCAGGCGCGTTCGCCCCCTCCGCCTGGCCGGTCATCGGCAGCGGCGTCTGCGCCGGGCGCGGCACGCCCTGCGGGCGGAAGGCCAGCATGCGCAGCAGCGTCATTTCCAGCGCGGTGCGCGCATCCGGGGCGTTGGCCATGTCGCCACGCCCCTGCAGGGCGATCTGGTAATAGAGCTGCACGTCTTCGCCGGTGAAACGACTGGCCAGCGCCAGCAGTGCATCACGGTCACCATGCCCGTTGTCCAGCGCGCTCGGCACCATCTGGGCGATCGCCAGGCGATGGAAGACAGAGGCCATGTCGTCCAGCACCCCGCCGTAGTCCGGCCCTTGCTCGGCCAGTGTCGCGACCTCCGCCAGCAAACTTGCGGCGTCCAGCGAGGCCAGGCACTCAAGCAGCGCCAGCACGTGACGGTGATCCAGCGTGCCGAGCATGGCGGCGACATCTTCGCGCCGCACCTGACCATGGCCGAAGGCGATCGCCTGGTCGGTCAGACTCATGGCGTCACGCATCGAGCCATCGGCGGCCTTGCCGAGCAGCCAAAGTGCGTCTTCCTCGAAGCTGACTTCCTCGCGGGCGAGAATGTCAGACAGGTGCTCGACCACGCGCACCGGTGGCATGTTCTTGAGCGTGAACTGCAGGCAGCGCGACAGGATGGTGACCGGCAGCTTCTGCGGGTCCGTGGTCGCGAGCAGGAACTTCACATGGGGCGGCGGCTCTTCCAGCGTCTTGAGCAGCGCATTGAAACTGTGGGTCGACAGCATGTGCACCTCATCGATGAGGTACACCTTGTAGCGGCCCTGGGTCGGCGCGTACTGGACGTTGTCCAGAAGCTCACGCGTGTCCTCGACCTTGGTCCGCGAGGCGGCGTCAACTTCGATCAGGTCGACGAAGCGGCCATCATCGATCTCGCGACAGGTGCCACACACGCCACACGGCCTGGAGCTGACGCCCTCTTCGCAGTTCAGGCACTTGGCCAGAATGCGTGCCAGCGTCGTCTTGCCGACACCGCGGGTCCCGGTGAACAGATAGGCATGGTGCAGGCGCCCCTGATCGAGGGCATTGACCAGCGCACGGCTGACATGCTCCTGACCGATCAGTTCGTGAAAATTGCGCGGGCGCCACTTGCGCGCCAATACCTGATAGCTCATTGAGCGGGGCATTCCTTGGGCGATCTGAAACATGAGCTGAAATCTGCACGATCCGACTGGGCTTTACCCCCGACGATCGACAGACGGAGACCGATGACGAGGCCTCGCTGAGAATGCGCTCATTCTAGCGACTTGCCGAGTGGCTTCAAAGCACGATGCCACTTGCGCATCAGGATTGAGGGCACGACGCCGGATGACAGGCGTGGTGCACCCCGAATTGCGGGCACGACGAAACGCCAAGCGGGGCTCGGGTCAGGCAGGAGATGACAGGTTCAGACAGCGAGGGCGTGGCGAAAAGCTTCAGACAGCGCAAGGCGGAGGACTTGCAGGGGCTTGCGAGGGCTTGAGATAGAGCATTGCACAGCAGGCGAGGCAATGCGGACATTTCATGAGCAGCCACTTTCAGGGCCCTGAAATGGAGGCGGCCCCATCAGCCACATCCCGGCACACGCGTCAGCCACTACCGTTGCTCCCTTCCGGGCCTGGCGGGGTTTGCAGCCTAGCATTGCGGGAGGACCGATAGGGCCACCACAAACATGATCATTCGGTGAACTACCGAGCCAATCGCTTGAACTTCAAGCACTTGGCGTGATCAAGGCGCACACTATAACAGCGCATCGCCGCCCTCACAAGGGGAGATCACGCCACGGGCTATAGCGTTGCCTCACGCGCATGGCGATGGCGGAAATGACGCGCCATCACCGGTAGCAACAGCATCAGGACGATCAGGCGCAGAAGGTGATGGAAGGCGACGAAGATCGGGTCGAGATCGAGCGCCACTGCCAATAGCGCCATCTCGCCGATACCGCCGGGCGCCAGGGCAAGAAAGGCCACGTCACGCGGCACCCCCATCAGCTGATGGATCAGTTCGGCAAAGCAACCCAGCACCGACAGCGAGATCAGAGTCGCCACGCCCGACTGACCCATCACCCCGACCAGCACCCGCGGCGCAAGGCCCTTGAAGCGCGCCCCGATGGCGCAGCCCAGCACCAGCTGCATGACATCGGTGCCCCACACCGGTGGCGAGAAACGCACCACGTCGCCAAGCGACAGCACCAGCGCCAGCAACAGCGGCGCCAGCAGCGAGGCATTCGGTATGCGCAGTCGCCTGGCCAGAGGTAGCAGAATCGGCAGCACCGCGATCAACCACAGGCCGCTTACCGCCACATCCCTGCCGATGCCGGGCGTGCCCGACGCACCTTCCAGCACCCAATAGAGCGGCGGCAGAATCATGATCACCAGCAGCACTCGCAAGGATTGCGCCACCGCGATGCGCTGCGGATCGCCACCGATGCGCTCGCCGATCACCACCATCGCCGTCAGCGCACCGGGCACCGAGGAGAACCACGCGCTGGTGACGTCAAAACCACAGCGGCGATACCAGGCGGCGCAGGCCAGCGTCGAGGCCCATACCCCCGCCAGCAGCAGCAACGCCGACAACCACCAGCTGGAGAGGTGCGAGACCAGCTCCGGCGAGACGCGCGCGCCCAGCGTCAGACCCAGTACGCCCAGAAACAGGTTGCGCAGGCGGTCCGGCACACCGAGCCTCAACCCGGCCATCGCGCCCAGCAGGTTGGCGACCAGCGGCCCCAGCATCCATGCCAGCGGCATGCCGGTGAGCTGGAACAGCCAACCACCCACCACGCCCAGCGCCAGCGAGGCCAGCAGCGGCCTGAGCGACGCGACCGACACAGCCGACGCGACCGACACAGACGCGTCAGTCGAAAGCCGCTGCGCTGGCGAAAGACGCCGCGCTGGCGAAAGACGCCGGGCTGGCGAGAGACGAGAGGCGCGCGCCTTGAGGCGCTGCAGCGGAATGAATGGCATGCTGGCTTCCTTGTCAGCGACACGAAACAGGCCACCAATGATACGCTGGCGCAAGCGCCATTGGCTGCCTGTTTGAGGCATTATTGCGCCTTCAAGCGGCCACTGCAGGTCGCAGACC comes from bacterium Scap17 and encodes:
- a CDS encoding YcgL domain-containing protein gives rise to the protein MTDDKMICEIYKSAKKDEMYLYVEKARGLEDVPESLLGIFGTPTPLMTLLIRADKPLARVASTTVLEKIREQGFYLQMPPAKENLLKEIGVTPPETHY
- a CDS encoding AbrB family transcriptional regulator, which codes for MPFIPLQRLKARASRLSPARRLSPARRLSPAQRLSTDASVSVASAVSVASLRPLLASLALGVVGGWLFQLTGMPLAWMLGPLVANLLGAMAGLRLGVPDRLRNLFLGVLGLTLGARVSPELVSHLSSWWLSALLLLAGVWASTLACAAWYRRCGFDVTSAWFSSVPGALTAMVVIGERIGGDPQRIAVAQSLRVLLVIMILPPLYWVLEGASGTPGIGRDVAVSGLWLIAVLPILLPLARRLRIPNASLLAPLLLALVLSLGDVVRFSPPVWGTDVMQLVLGCAIGARFKGLAPRVLVGVMGQSGVATLISLSVLGCFAELIHQLMGVPRDVAFLALAPGGIGEMALLAVALDLDPIFVAFHHLLRLIVLMLLLPVMARHFRHRHAREATL
- the rnd gene encoding ribonuclease D, giving the protein MSDQPATALLSELDFEAVWVETPEALAAACAELEGADWLALDTEFIRESTFFPIPALVQLMAAHDGELPGADGKTPRIFLIDPTVVPASEALKRLLGAEGPLKLLHACGEDMEVFLRWAGVAPTPLIDTQIAEGLTGGEASMGYQRLVERVVGVTVPKEETRSNWLKRPLSQAQCDYAALDVLFLPQVWSEQRDALLELDRMAWLEEDCRDPGSSGGATPDPEYWKRHRSLWKLSPRGLAAWQVLCDWREEQIRLRDVPRSRLLADAQLFGICERLPTNRFELAKVDGMHPPQIKRHGDTVLTLLKDVAMIDDSQLPRVPPSPLAPEWKNCMKRLKREVNAVAEETQLKPEILGKRRDMEALVIADYEGEPLPLPQGWRGELLAARLAKALES
- a CDS encoding TetR family transcriptional regulator, with amino-acid sequence MRHRDEHKQQALLEATLHEVAEHGFAVTSVARIARAAGMSPGTLYLYYRDKDDLLEATFREVSRRIIAVAIEAFEAEPVEVLEDEPSTLPPDAQQLKSALCRVWNALVALGRHQPALFRFHDQFLHSSHMQDALRVANQERAAPLLDAFALGQQTGILKQIDLALIEVFMFRSIYSLLQGSGCQVPAISGDSFDQAFEMAWDAIALRQ
- a CDS encoding efflux RND transporter periplasmic adaptor subunit — encoded protein: MKLRPGAKPHLRTPFAWRGGRVLQLFAGLLLALGLAACSEAEAPLEKQKVHPVKLLSLSDEGGGVIQRYPGVVEASERSNLSFRIGGELRELKVQAGQEVEKGELIARLDDRDARSELNNARSSFNLAQATYKRMKYSVEKGAISRARFDEAQAEFQSAQAQYSQAQDQLSYTYLKAPYDGVIARVPVDNYQVVAAQETIAVLQQPGQIDVIFNMPERQVRAIDRERAEAGRLEDAALAWVRFGSGESRYPARYKEHDTSASEGSLSYEVTLTLPEPQDITVLSGMSATVELDMQQLTAATQGQWRVPVEAVVTQEESPNQAVVWRYVPKDGDAQASASINNDATTDTGSDDGRNEGKREGRQQEVSSQGTVEAVPVTVLQATGEGLVITGELSAGDRLVTAGASRMEAGEPVRPWVKEAGL
- a CDS encoding YbaB/EbfC family nucleoid-associated protein encodes the protein MFGGKGGMGNIMKQAQEMQERMQKVQEEAAKAEVQGESGAGMVKVTMNGRHDVARVEIDPSLMEEDKELLEDLLAAAVNDAVRKVEVNSKKQMEEATAGLNLPAGFKMPF
- the recR gene encoding recombination protein RecR, producing MGFSPLVDQLLDALRVLPGVGPRTAQRMALHLLERDRMGADRLVGVLGEALERVGYCARCRTLTEEEVCQLCLSPRRDERVLCVVESPADQLAIEGAGGYVGRYFVLHGHLSPLDGIGPEDIGLDALETRVRESQIEELVLATNPTVEGEATAHYIAEQLRDVQHGGQPLKLTRLAYGVPMGGELEYVDGGTLSRAFSGRLPFTLGEI
- a CDS encoding DNA polymerase III subunit gamma/tau, whose protein sequence is MSYQVLARKWRPRNFHELIGQEHVSRALVNALDQGRLHHAYLFTGTRGVGKTTLARILAKCLNCEEGVSSRPCGVCGTCREIDDGRFVDLIEVDAASRTKVEDTRELLDNVQYAPTQGRYKVYLIDEVHMLSTHSFNALLKTLEEPPPHVKFLLATTDPQKLPVTILSRCLQFTLKNMPPVRVVEHLSDILAREEVSFEEDALWLLGKAADGSMRDAMSLTDQAIAFGHGQVRREDVAAMLGTLDHRHVLALLECLASLDAASLLAEVATLAEQGPDYGGVLDDMASVFHRLAIAQMVPSALDNGHGDRDALLALASRFTGEDVQLYYQIALQGRGDMANAPDARTALEMTLLRMLAFRPQGVPRPAQTPLPMTGQAEGANAPGAQAPAPVQQAPVQQASVQQAPAAPVAPAPQPAAPVAAPATDAQPPMADEPPPWATEDVPQDARDAGFRDVAQDEPQPETAPESAPAPEQTAAPAQAPAAPSSAMSRLSAAFGSAPAQPEAAESSAPQPAEMAAPQPSEAVSAAPEAAEAETSAPAQPEPAASPAPEPVVSEPVANEPVANEPAVAEQPMPEPAPAAAPSPVPSASSADGRLNHAAWLELFPSLGLGGITRNIGAHCLVEHDDGTHLKLRLDPAQSAMMAEVHQERIRKALAGQGVERVLEISVAPLPEGLETPHSRRIRLLGERHARAVEALRADPHIQSMEQQLGARLIEESVNSFEPDDF
- a CDS encoding YcgN family cysteine cluster protein, which encodes MSDVPQPDGGKRERFWERHALSELNTAEWEALCDGCGQCCLLKFEDEDSGDIAVLDVACRLLDVRKVSCRDYPNRATRVPGCIPLDVETVGKLRWLPETCGYRRLNEGRELPEWHPLLTGDARSVKRAGFSVSRFAVSEVSVRQQDLEDHIIAIIDPES